In Paramisgurnus dabryanus chromosome 7, PD_genome_1.1, whole genome shotgun sequence, the following are encoded in one genomic region:
- the abi2b gene encoding abl interactor 2b isoform X11 — MAELQMLLEEEIPAGRGALLDSYANLERVAEYCESNYIQSPDKHRALEETKSYTTQSLASVAYLINTLANNVLQMLDIQASQLRRMESSINHISQTVDIHKEKVARREIGILTTNKNTSRTHKIIAPANPERPVRYIRKPIDYSMLDDVGHGVKVNAQNMKAGTTPRTAAPTQKPPSPPGPGKGTIGRHSPYRTLEPVRPPVVPNDYVPSPTRNTAPPLQSPARTASVNQRTRTYSGSSGGSHPSSRSSSRENSGSGSVGVPIAVPTPAPPTAFPGNGPHFYSMNRPMTRHPTPSAGGSLPYRRPASVTGQPNNMPQNANANMIQNQLNGGPHYNQNQAPMAPPPPSILQITPQLPLMGFVARVQETISDAPPPPPPAEEVEFEVAAPPPPPPEDYEDEDGDDEEESAVVEYSDPYAEEDPPWAPRIYLEKVVAIYDYTRDKEDELSFQEGAIIYVIKKNDDGWYEGVMCGTTGLFPGNYVESIMHYAD; from the exons ATGGCGGAGCTGCAGATGCTGTTGGAAGAAGAGATTCCTGCCGGTCGAGGAGCTCTGCTGGATAGCTACGCCAACCTCGAGAGAGTCGCCGAATACTGCGAGAGTAACTACATACAG TCTCCCGATAAGCACAGAGCACTAGAAGAAACCAAAAGCTACACCACTCAGTCTTTGGCCAGCGTTGCGTATCTGATCAACACTCTCGCCAACAATGTGCTCCAGATGTTGGACATTCAGGCGTCCCAGTTACGCCGCATGGAGTCCTCCATCAACCACATCTCACAG ACGGTGGACATCCACAAAGAGAAGGTGGCCAGACGAGAGATCGGCATCCTCACCACTAACAAAAACACTTCTCGTACACACAAGATCATTGCACCAGCCAATCCCGAGAGGCCTGTACGCTACATTCGCAAGCCTATTGACTACAGTATGCTTGATGACGTAGGCCATGGCGTAAAG GTCAACGCCCAGAATATGAAAGCGGGTACGACTCCACGCACAGCTGCTCCTACCCAGAAACCACCTAGTCCCCCCGGCCCTGGGAAAGGCACTATTGG GCGCCACTCCCCTTACCGGACGCTCGAGCCAGTGCGTCCGCCCGTCGTCCCTAACGACTATGTGCCGAGTCCAACCCGCAACACCGCACCACCCCTGCAGAGTCCAGCTAGAACTGCATCCGTTAATCAGAGGACCCGCACGTACAG TGGCAGCAGCGGCGGCAGTCATCCCAGCAGCCGCAGTAGCAGCAGAGAAAACAGTGGGAGTGGCAGTGTGGGCGTGCCCATCGCCGTGCCGACCCCTGCCCCGCCCACAGCCTTTCCTG GCAACGGTCCTCACTTTTACAGCATGAACCGGCCAATGACGCGGCATCCCACGCCCTCTGCGGGAGGTTCCTTGCCGTATCGCCGGCCAGCATCAGTTACGGGACAGCCAAACAATATGCCTCAGAATGCAAATGCAAACATGATCCAAAACCAGCTCAACGGAGGACCACACTACAACCAAAACCAAG CCCCTATGGCCCCTCCACCCCCCTCTATTCTCCAGATTACACCTCAGCTGCCACTCATGGGCTTTGTGGCTCGGGTTCAAGAGACCA TCTCAGACGCACCGCCTCCCCCACCCCCTGCAGAAGAGGTGGAGTTTGAGGTAGCGGCCCCGCCCCCACCTCCTCCGGAGGACTACGAGGATGAAGACGGTGATGACGAGGAAGAGTCAGCGGTGGTGGAGTACAGCGATCCTTACGCTGAAGAAGACCCACCATGGGCTCCTCGCATTTACCTGGAGAaag TGGTGGCAATTTACGACTACACACGTGACAAAGAAGACGAGTTGTCCTTCCAGGAAGGCGCGATCATTTACGTCATCAAAAAGAACGACGACGGCTGGTATGAGGGCGTGATGTGTGGCACCACAGGCCTCTTCCCTGGGAATTACGTGGAGTCTATCATGCACTACGCCgactga
- the abi2b gene encoding abl interactor 2b isoform X9, with protein sequence MAELQMLLEEEIPAGRGALLDSYANLERVAEYCESNYIQSPDKHRALEETKSYTTQSLASVAYLINTLANNVLQMLDIQASQLRRMESSINHISQTVDIHKEKVARREIGILTTNKNTSRTHKIIAPANPERPVRYIRKPIDYSMLDDVGHGVKWLLRFKVNAQNMKAGTTPRTAAPTQKPPSPPGPGKGTIGRHSPYRTLEPVRPPVVPNDYVPSPTRNTAPPLQSPARTASVNQRTRTYSGSSGGSHPSSRSSSRENSGSGSVGVPIAVPTPAPPTAFPGNGPHFYSMNRPMTRHPTPSAGGSLPYRRPASVTGQPNNMPQNANANMIQNQLNGGPHYNQNQAPMAPPPPSILQITPQLPLMGFVARVQETISDAPPPPPPAEEVEFEVAAPPPPPPEDYEDEDGDDEEESAVVEYSDPYAEEDPPWAPRIYLEKVVAIYDYTRDKEDELSFQEGAIIYVIKKNDDGWYEGVMCGTTGLFPGNYVESIMHYAD encoded by the exons ATGGCGGAGCTGCAGATGCTGTTGGAAGAAGAGATTCCTGCCGGTCGAGGAGCTCTGCTGGATAGCTACGCCAACCTCGAGAGAGTCGCCGAATACTGCGAGAGTAACTACATACAG TCTCCCGATAAGCACAGAGCACTAGAAGAAACCAAAAGCTACACCACTCAGTCTTTGGCCAGCGTTGCGTATCTGATCAACACTCTCGCCAACAATGTGCTCCAGATGTTGGACATTCAGGCGTCCCAGTTACGCCGCATGGAGTCCTCCATCAACCACATCTCACAG ACGGTGGACATCCACAAAGAGAAGGTGGCCAGACGAGAGATCGGCATCCTCACCACTAACAAAAACACTTCTCGTACACACAAGATCATTGCACCAGCCAATCCCGAGAGGCCTGTACGCTACATTCGCAAGCCTATTGACTACAGTATGCTTGATGACGTAGGCCATGGCGTAAAG TGGTTACTAAGGTTTAAG GTCAACGCCCAGAATATGAAAGCGGGTACGACTCCACGCACAGCTGCTCCTACCCAGAAACCACCTAGTCCCCCCGGCCCTGGGAAAGGCACTATTGG GCGCCACTCCCCTTACCGGACGCTCGAGCCAGTGCGTCCGCCCGTCGTCCCTAACGACTATGTGCCGAGTCCAACCCGCAACACCGCACCACCCCTGCAGAGTCCAGCTAGAACTGCATCCGTTAATCAGAGGACCCGCACGTACAG TGGCAGCAGCGGCGGCAGTCATCCCAGCAGCCGCAGTAGCAGCAGAGAAAACAGTGGGAGTGGCAGTGTGGGCGTGCCCATCGCCGTGCCGACCCCTGCCCCGCCCACAGCCTTTCCTG GCAACGGTCCTCACTTTTACAGCATGAACCGGCCAATGACGCGGCATCCCACGCCCTCTGCGGGAGGTTCCTTGCCGTATCGCCGGCCAGCATCAGTTACGGGACAGCCAAACAATATGCCTCAGAATGCAAATGCAAACATGATCCAAAACCAGCTCAACGGAGGACCACACTACAACCAAAACCAAG CCCCTATGGCCCCTCCACCCCCCTCTATTCTCCAGATTACACCTCAGCTGCCACTCATGGGCTTTGTGGCTCGGGTTCAAGAGACCA TCTCAGACGCACCGCCTCCCCCACCCCCTGCAGAAGAGGTGGAGTTTGAGGTAGCGGCCCCGCCCCCACCTCCTCCGGAGGACTACGAGGATGAAGACGGTGATGACGAGGAAGAGTCAGCGGTGGTGGAGTACAGCGATCCTTACGCTGAAGAAGACCCACCATGGGCTCCTCGCATTTACCTGGAGAaag TGGTGGCAATTTACGACTACACACGTGACAAAGAAGACGAGTTGTCCTTCCAGGAAGGCGCGATCATTTACGTCATCAAAAAGAACGACGACGGCTGGTATGAGGGCGTGATGTGTGGCACCACAGGCCTCTTCCCTGGGAATTACGTGGAGTCTATCATGCACTACGCCgactga
- the abi2b gene encoding abl interactor 2b isoform X16: MAELQMLLEEEIPAGRGALLDSYANLERVAEYCESNYIQSPDKHRALEETKSYTTQSLASVAYLINTLANNVLQMLDIQASQLRRMESSINHISQTVDIHKEKVARREIGILTTNKNTSRTHKIIAPANPERPVRYIRKPIDYSMLDDVGHGVKVNAQNMKAGTTPRTAAPTQKPPSPPGPGKGTIGSGSSGGSHPSSRSSSRENSGSGSVGVPIAVPTPAPPTAFPGNGPHFYSMNRPMTRHPTPSAGGSLPYRRPASVTGQPNNMPQNANANMIQNQLNGGPHYNQNQAPMAPPPPSILQITPQLPLMGFVARVQETISDAPPPPPPAEEVEFEVAAPPPPPPEDYEDEDGDDEEESAVVEYSDPYAEEDPPWAPRIYLEKVVAIYDYTRDKEDELSFQEGAIIYVIKKNDDGWYEGVMCGTTGLFPGNYVESIMHYAD; this comes from the exons ATGGCGGAGCTGCAGATGCTGTTGGAAGAAGAGATTCCTGCCGGTCGAGGAGCTCTGCTGGATAGCTACGCCAACCTCGAGAGAGTCGCCGAATACTGCGAGAGTAACTACATACAG TCTCCCGATAAGCACAGAGCACTAGAAGAAACCAAAAGCTACACCACTCAGTCTTTGGCCAGCGTTGCGTATCTGATCAACACTCTCGCCAACAATGTGCTCCAGATGTTGGACATTCAGGCGTCCCAGTTACGCCGCATGGAGTCCTCCATCAACCACATCTCACAG ACGGTGGACATCCACAAAGAGAAGGTGGCCAGACGAGAGATCGGCATCCTCACCACTAACAAAAACACTTCTCGTACACACAAGATCATTGCACCAGCCAATCCCGAGAGGCCTGTACGCTACATTCGCAAGCCTATTGACTACAGTATGCTTGATGACGTAGGCCATGGCGTAAAG GTCAACGCCCAGAATATGAAAGCGGGTACGACTCCACGCACAGCTGCTCCTACCCAGAAACCACCTAGTCCCCCCGGCCCTGGGAAAGGCACTATTGG CAGTGGCAGCAGCGGCGGCAGTCATCCCAGCAGCCGCAGTAGCAGCAGAGAAAACAGTGGGAGTGGCAGTGTGGGCGTGCCCATCGCCGTGCCGACCCCTGCCCCGCCCACAGCCTTTCCTG GCAACGGTCCTCACTTTTACAGCATGAACCGGCCAATGACGCGGCATCCCACGCCCTCTGCGGGAGGTTCCTTGCCGTATCGCCGGCCAGCATCAGTTACGGGACAGCCAAACAATATGCCTCAGAATGCAAATGCAAACATGATCCAAAACCAGCTCAACGGAGGACCACACTACAACCAAAACCAAG CCCCTATGGCCCCTCCACCCCCCTCTATTCTCCAGATTACACCTCAGCTGCCACTCATGGGCTTTGTGGCTCGGGTTCAAGAGACCA TCTCAGACGCACCGCCTCCCCCACCCCCTGCAGAAGAGGTGGAGTTTGAGGTAGCGGCCCCGCCCCCACCTCCTCCGGAGGACTACGAGGATGAAGACGGTGATGACGAGGAAGAGTCAGCGGTGGTGGAGTACAGCGATCCTTACGCTGAAGAAGACCCACCATGGGCTCCTCGCATTTACCTGGAGAaag TGGTGGCAATTTACGACTACACACGTGACAAAGAAGACGAGTTGTCCTTCCAGGAAGGCGCGATCATTTACGTCATCAAAAAGAACGACGACGGCTGGTATGAGGGCGTGATGTGTGGCACCACAGGCCTCTTCCCTGGGAATTACGTGGAGTCTATCATGCACTACGCCgactga
- the abi2b gene encoding abl interactor 2b isoform X10 codes for MAELQMLLEEEIPAGRGALLDSYANLERVAEYCESNYIQSPDKHRALEETKSYTTQSLASVAYLINTLANNVLQMLDIQASQLRRMESSINHISQTVDIHKEKVARREIGILTTNKNTSRTHKIIAPANPERPVRYIRKPIDYSMLDDVGHGVKVNAQNMKAGTTPRTAAPTQKPPSPPGPGKGTIGRHSPYRTLEPVRPPVVPNDYVPSPTRNTAPPLQSPARTASVNQRTRTYSSGSSGGSHPSSRSSSRENSGSGSVGVPIAVPTPAPPTAFPGNGPHFYSMNRPMTRHPTPSAGGSLPYRRPASVTGQPNNMPQNANANMIQNQLNGGPHYNQNQAPMAPPPPSILQITPQLPLMGFVARVQETISDAPPPPPPAEEVEFEVAAPPPPPPEDYEDEDGDDEEESAVVEYSDPYAEEDPPWAPRIYLEKVVAIYDYTRDKEDELSFQEGAIIYVIKKNDDGWYEGVMCGTTGLFPGNYVESIMHYAD; via the exons ATGGCGGAGCTGCAGATGCTGTTGGAAGAAGAGATTCCTGCCGGTCGAGGAGCTCTGCTGGATAGCTACGCCAACCTCGAGAGAGTCGCCGAATACTGCGAGAGTAACTACATACAG TCTCCCGATAAGCACAGAGCACTAGAAGAAACCAAAAGCTACACCACTCAGTCTTTGGCCAGCGTTGCGTATCTGATCAACACTCTCGCCAACAATGTGCTCCAGATGTTGGACATTCAGGCGTCCCAGTTACGCCGCATGGAGTCCTCCATCAACCACATCTCACAG ACGGTGGACATCCACAAAGAGAAGGTGGCCAGACGAGAGATCGGCATCCTCACCACTAACAAAAACACTTCTCGTACACACAAGATCATTGCACCAGCCAATCCCGAGAGGCCTGTACGCTACATTCGCAAGCCTATTGACTACAGTATGCTTGATGACGTAGGCCATGGCGTAAAG GTCAACGCCCAGAATATGAAAGCGGGTACGACTCCACGCACAGCTGCTCCTACCCAGAAACCACCTAGTCCCCCCGGCCCTGGGAAAGGCACTATTGG GCGCCACTCCCCTTACCGGACGCTCGAGCCAGTGCGTCCGCCCGTCGTCCCTAACGACTATGTGCCGAGTCCAACCCGCAACACCGCACCACCCCTGCAGAGTCCAGCTAGAACTGCATCCGTTAATCAGAGGACCCGCACGTACAG CAGTGGCAGCAGCGGCGGCAGTCATCCCAGCAGCCGCAGTAGCAGCAGAGAAAACAGTGGGAGTGGCAGTGTGGGCGTGCCCATCGCCGTGCCGACCCCTGCCCCGCCCACAGCCTTTCCTG GCAACGGTCCTCACTTTTACAGCATGAACCGGCCAATGACGCGGCATCCCACGCCCTCTGCGGGAGGTTCCTTGCCGTATCGCCGGCCAGCATCAGTTACGGGACAGCCAAACAATATGCCTCAGAATGCAAATGCAAACATGATCCAAAACCAGCTCAACGGAGGACCACACTACAACCAAAACCAAG CCCCTATGGCCCCTCCACCCCCCTCTATTCTCCAGATTACACCTCAGCTGCCACTCATGGGCTTTGTGGCTCGGGTTCAAGAGACCA TCTCAGACGCACCGCCTCCCCCACCCCCTGCAGAAGAGGTGGAGTTTGAGGTAGCGGCCCCGCCCCCACCTCCTCCGGAGGACTACGAGGATGAAGACGGTGATGACGAGGAAGAGTCAGCGGTGGTGGAGTACAGCGATCCTTACGCTGAAGAAGACCCACCATGGGCTCCTCGCATTTACCTGGAGAaag TGGTGGCAATTTACGACTACACACGTGACAAAGAAGACGAGTTGTCCTTCCAGGAAGGCGCGATCATTTACGTCATCAAAAAGAACGACGACGGCTGGTATGAGGGCGTGATGTGTGGCACCACAGGCCTCTTCCCTGGGAATTACGTGGAGTCTATCATGCACTACGCCgactga
- the abi2b gene encoding abl interactor 2b isoform X13 translates to MAELQMLLEEEIPAGRGALLDSYANLERVAEYCESNYIQSPDKHRALEETKSYTTQSLASVAYLINTLANNVLQMLDIQASQLRRMESSINHISQTVDIHKEKVARREIGILTTNKNTSRTHKIIAPANPERPVRYIRKPIDYSMLDDVGHGVKVNAQNMKAGTTPRTAAPTQKPPSPPGPGKGTIGRHSPYRTLEPVRPPVVPNDYVPSPTRNTAPPLQSPARTASVNQRTRTYSSGSSGGSHPSSRSSSRENSGSGSVGVPIAVPTPAPPTAFPGNGPHFYSMNRPMTRHPTPSAGGSLPYRRPASVTGQPNNMPQNANANMIQNQLNGGPHYNQNQVSDAPPPPPPAEEVEFEVAAPPPPPPEDYEDEDGDDEEESAVVEYSDPYAEEDPPWAPRIYLEKVVAIYDYTRDKEDELSFQEGAIIYVIKKNDDGWYEGVMCGTTGLFPGNYVESIMHYAD, encoded by the exons ATGGCGGAGCTGCAGATGCTGTTGGAAGAAGAGATTCCTGCCGGTCGAGGAGCTCTGCTGGATAGCTACGCCAACCTCGAGAGAGTCGCCGAATACTGCGAGAGTAACTACATACAG TCTCCCGATAAGCACAGAGCACTAGAAGAAACCAAAAGCTACACCACTCAGTCTTTGGCCAGCGTTGCGTATCTGATCAACACTCTCGCCAACAATGTGCTCCAGATGTTGGACATTCAGGCGTCCCAGTTACGCCGCATGGAGTCCTCCATCAACCACATCTCACAG ACGGTGGACATCCACAAAGAGAAGGTGGCCAGACGAGAGATCGGCATCCTCACCACTAACAAAAACACTTCTCGTACACACAAGATCATTGCACCAGCCAATCCCGAGAGGCCTGTACGCTACATTCGCAAGCCTATTGACTACAGTATGCTTGATGACGTAGGCCATGGCGTAAAG GTCAACGCCCAGAATATGAAAGCGGGTACGACTCCACGCACAGCTGCTCCTACCCAGAAACCACCTAGTCCCCCCGGCCCTGGGAAAGGCACTATTGG GCGCCACTCCCCTTACCGGACGCTCGAGCCAGTGCGTCCGCCCGTCGTCCCTAACGACTATGTGCCGAGTCCAACCCGCAACACCGCACCACCCCTGCAGAGTCCAGCTAGAACTGCATCCGTTAATCAGAGGACCCGCACGTACAG CAGTGGCAGCAGCGGCGGCAGTCATCCCAGCAGCCGCAGTAGCAGCAGAGAAAACAGTGGGAGTGGCAGTGTGGGCGTGCCCATCGCCGTGCCGACCCCTGCCCCGCCCACAGCCTTTCCTG GCAACGGTCCTCACTTTTACAGCATGAACCGGCCAATGACGCGGCATCCCACGCCCTCTGCGGGAGGTTCCTTGCCGTATCGCCGGCCAGCATCAGTTACGGGACAGCCAAACAATATGCCTCAGAATGCAAATGCAAACATGATCCAAAACCAGCTCAACGGAGGACCACACTACAACCAAAACCAAG TCTCAGACGCACCGCCTCCCCCACCCCCTGCAGAAGAGGTGGAGTTTGAGGTAGCGGCCCCGCCCCCACCTCCTCCGGAGGACTACGAGGATGAAGACGGTGATGACGAGGAAGAGTCAGCGGTGGTGGAGTACAGCGATCCTTACGCTGAAGAAGACCCACCATGGGCTCCTCGCATTTACCTGGAGAaag TGGTGGCAATTTACGACTACACACGTGACAAAGAAGACGAGTTGTCCTTCCAGGAAGGCGCGATCATTTACGTCATCAAAAAGAACGACGACGGCTGGTATGAGGGCGTGATGTGTGGCACCACAGGCCTCTTCCCTGGGAATTACGTGGAGTCTATCATGCACTACGCCgactga